Proteins from a genomic interval of Crassostrea angulata isolate pt1a10 chromosome 7, ASM2561291v2, whole genome shotgun sequence:
- the LOC128155648 gene encoding zinc finger MYND domain-containing protein 19-like yields MSGQKLGIVNLGKAAGKVKFALLDERDIDLINQYAFEARVKVDPDGNGAHIYAYTYKILKGREAGQFLHDFLWERHRGGVASGWKVVHRNGITVDNRLENLMLVPMDTQLVYDDLPSTKNREQSLYWMAVQQLQVAPLECHYPSSHVYTKQFSPNGENIHIEHDEVCVYYECHYPPCTNMEKRVREFSICGRCQEVRYCGTFCQQRDWPTHKKFCQERQLFIPLEEEESPDR; encoded by the exons ATGTCTGGTCAAAAACTAGGGATCGTTAATTTAGGAAAAGCTGCGGGAAAG GTTAAATTTGCACTGCTTGATGAAAGAGACATTGATTTAATCAACCAATATGCATTTGAG gccaGAGTCAAGGTTGACCCAGATGGCAACGGTGCCCACATCTATGCTTACACATATAAGATATTGAAAGGAAGGGAAGCAGGCCAATTTCTTCATGATTTTCTATG GGAGAGGCACAGAGGTGGAGTAGCTAGCGGGTGGAAGGTGGTACACAGGAACGGCATTACCGTGGACAATCGCCTTGAGAACCTGATGCTGGTTCCCATGGATACACAGCTTGTGTACGATGATCTTCCTTCCACAAAGAACCGGGAACAGTCCCTTTATTGGATGGCTGTCCAGCAGCTCCAAGTAGCTCCCTTAGAATGT cattatcCATCTTCTCATGTCTATACAAAACAGTTCAGTCCCAATGGAGAAAACATTCACATAGAACATG acGAGGTCTGTGTGTACTATGAATGCCATTACCCTCCCTGTACTAATATGGAGAAAAGAGTTCGGGAATTCAGCATCTGTGGAAGGTGTCAGGAAGTCAG GTACTGTGGTACATTTTGCCAACAGAGAGATTGGCCAACTCACAAGAAATTTTGtcaagagagacaactctttATACCGCTAGAAGAAGAGGAAAGTCCCGATCGGTGA